AAATCTTGTTACTGTTCTTCCACTGGGGGTAGAGCGGATTTCCGGGTCTCTTACAAGTCTGCCGGCAATCAGAACAATGTTTAGATCAGGAACGCGAATATCTGCCATAGTTAGCTGTTCCTATGTTAAAGTTTATTCCTCGTCCTCCTCTTCCTCTGCAATACTTGTAGGAATGGGGGCAAGATTTTCATCTTTATCTGATTGTTGGTCGTAGCCGGCTTCTAATTCCTGGCGACGCTGTGCCTGTTCTGCTTCCAATCGGAGCGTTTTTTCATCAAAGTAAACGACGATGTAGCGAATAATTTGTTCGCTGAGGCGGAAATAATTTTCCAGTCGCGCTATGAAGTTGGGGGAGGATTGGAAGCGTATCAGGATATAGATACCCTCCGAAAATTTCTTGACTTTATAAGCCAATCTCCGCCGACCCCATACTTCGGAGCGCACAATAACCCCTCCGCTCTTTGTGACCAAATTCTCGGTCTCGCGGGCTATTGCCTGGATGTTATCGTCTTCCACTTCTGGACTGACGATAAACAGCGCTTCGTAAGTTCGTAATGACATATTTTACTCCTCATTACGGTTTGGGTTTAATTTATTGGCGTTTAGAAAC
This Candidatus Hydrogenedens sp. DNA region includes the following protein-coding sequences:
- the rpsF gene encoding 30S ribosomal protein S6, whose protein sequence is MSLRTYEALFIVSPEVEDDNIQAIARETENLVTKSGGVIVRSEVWGRRRLAYKVKKFSEGIYILIRFQSSPNFIARLENYFRLSEQIIRYIVVYFDEKTLRLEAEQAQRRQELEAGYDQQSDKDENLAPIPTSIAEEEEDEE